In Sphingobium sp. EP60837, one genomic interval encodes:
- a CDS encoding aldo/keto reductase gives MLSKVTLANTDLSVSSLCYGTNMLGWSIDQDRSNAILDKFLELGGNFVDTARSYGDWMPTAPKGASERAIGAWLKGKKREDVVVATKGGHFDMRVGDYRNRVNPTDVASDLSESLDHLGVDTIDLYWLHMDNPETPVAELIDFLNEQKDAGKIRYFGASNWTDARVLEANDYAKANDKAGFVAVEPFWGLAKPNEANATAQGYQMYFEDHGGALKDAGLAIIPYCAQSRGYFGFMEKGEVPEHLQGFYDNPVNKDRFAAAKNIAAKHGVSVSDVALAYLLNQPQQVIPVFGGSSPARIEESVKAASVKLSADEVAALKIG, from the coding sequence ATGCTTTCAAAGGTCACGCTCGCCAATACCGACCTCTCGGTCAGCAGCCTGTGCTACGGCACCAACATGCTCGGCTGGTCCATCGACCAGGACCGCAGCAACGCCATCCTCGACAAATTCTTGGAACTGGGCGGCAATTTCGTGGACACCGCCCGTTCCTACGGTGATTGGATGCCGACCGCGCCGAAGGGCGCAAGCGAGCGCGCCATCGGCGCTTGGCTGAAGGGTAAGAAGCGAGAAGACGTCGTCGTCGCCACCAAGGGCGGTCATTTCGACATGCGCGTCGGCGACTATCGCAACCGCGTCAATCCCACCGATGTAGCCAGCGACCTAAGTGAAAGCTTGGACCATCTGGGCGTCGATACGATCGATCTCTACTGGTTGCATATGGACAATCCGGAAACCCCGGTGGCCGAACTGATCGACTTCCTGAACGAGCAGAAGGATGCGGGGAAGATCCGCTATTTCGGCGCGTCCAACTGGACCGACGCACGCGTCCTGGAGGCCAATGATTATGCCAAGGCGAACGACAAGGCAGGCTTCGTCGCCGTCGAGCCTTTCTGGGGGCTCGCCAAGCCGAACGAAGCGAATGCGACGGCGCAGGGCTATCAGATGTATTTCGAAGATCATGGCGGCGCGCTCAAGGATGCGGGCCTCGCTATCATCCCTTATTGTGCGCAGAGCCGCGGCTATTTCGGCTTCATGGAAAAGGGCGAAGTGCCTGAGCATCTTCAGGGCTTCTACGACAATCCGGTCAACAAGGACCGCTTCGCCGCCGCGAAGAACATTGCGGCCAAGCATGGCGTGAGCGTTTCGGACGTCGCGCTTGCCTATCTGCTGAACCAGCCGCAGCAGGTGATCCCGGTCTTCGGTGGGTCCAGCCCGGCGCGTATCGAGGAAAGCGTGAAGGCGGCTTCGGTGAAACTGTCGGCCGACGAAGTGGCTGCGCTCAAGATCGGCTGA
- a CDS encoding universal stress protein translates to MTSILLHIHDDSGMESRLQAACDIARAADGHIHCVQVTAMPSLMAAEVYGGAPMAPAVMAELHDIDARMRTRLEQQLHREGVSWDWRQVDGDIVHGLLSASTLCDLLIVTLPSGPRREMSDPLHIAADLALGGRAPVLAVPQLARGVMITGRAMVAWEGSQEASTALRLSLPLLKRAEEVHVVTVEEAGKYPFPATDAPEYLARHGIKTQFHSWPQDGRTVEATLKAAIGVLKPDWMVMGAFGHSRLRELVFGGVTRSMLREVHVPLLLAH, encoded by the coding sequence ATGACATCCATTCTGCTCCACATCCACGACGACAGCGGCATGGAAAGCCGCTTGCAGGCAGCCTGCGATATTGCTCGCGCGGCGGATGGTCATATTCATTGCGTCCAGGTGACGGCGATGCCCAGTCTGATGGCGGCAGAGGTTTATGGTGGAGCGCCCATGGCTCCTGCCGTGATGGCGGAACTGCACGATATCGACGCGCGGATGCGGACACGGCTGGAACAGCAGCTGCATCGCGAGGGCGTCAGCTGGGACTGGCGGCAGGTGGATGGCGATATCGTCCATGGACTGCTTTCCGCCTCGACCTTGTGTGACCTGCTGATCGTGACATTACCCTCAGGTCCTCGGCGGGAGATGAGCGATCCATTGCACATCGCCGCCGATCTGGCGCTTGGCGGGCGTGCTCCGGTGCTGGCGGTGCCTCAGCTTGCGCGGGGAGTGATGATCACCGGCCGGGCAATGGTCGCCTGGGAGGGATCGCAGGAGGCATCGACGGCGCTGCGCCTATCCCTCCCCCTGCTGAAACGAGCCGAAGAGGTGCATGTCGTAACTGTGGAGGAAGCGGGCAAATATCCCTTCCCTGCGACCGATGCGCCGGAATATCTGGCGCGCCATGGCATCAAGACGCAATTCCATAGCTGGCCGCAGGACGGGCGGACGGTTGAAGCGACGCTGAAGGCCGCCATCGGCGTATTGAAGCCGGATTGGATGGTCATGGGCGCTTTTGGGCACAGCCGCCTGCGGGAGCTGGTGTTCGGCGGCGTGACGCGCAGCATGCTGCGCGAGGTCCATGTTCCCCTGCTGCTGGCTCATTGA